One Maribacter sp. HTCC2170 genomic window, TTTTACTGAAAAAATAAGAATCAACACCAAACCCTCCAGTAAGATCCACAAGCGATTTGCCCTTGATAATTCTCGATTTGTATTCGGCCGTAATCTCCGAAGAGCATTGCTCAATATTTAGCTTGTTTGGGTAGTAAATGTTTTTGTTATTGAACCAAGTGGGTAGTTTTTTTTGGGACTTTAATTTGGCTTCAATCTGCTCGGTCAGTTCTTTTTGAGTAACATGTTCAAATATTGGTTTTTTGAACAATACTGACATGATGTCAGTATTTAAATGTTTTGTTATAAAATCCTGTACACCAGTATTTAATATGTATTTATTCAAAGTATTTCTATAAATTCTTGGTTAATGATTTTACAATCTTATTATCGGCCAAAAATTCTTTCAATATTACCTTTATTGCAGTATATCCGGGTACGGCAATAATCATTCCTGTGATGCCAAAAAGAAGTCCGCCAATGATGATTACCAGAAAGATTTCCAATGGATGGGATTTAACACTATTGGAAAAAATAAACGGTTGGGAAAAGAAATTATCAACCAATTGACCTATGACGAATCCAATCATAACATAGATGGTTTTTGGCAATATTACCGTGCTAAAATCATACCCTAAATTACTCGTCATTGTCAATGTCATCATGAGTACTCCTCCAATGATAGGTCCCACGTACGGAATCAAATTTAGAAGGGCGCATAAGAAGGCGATTACAATCGCATTTTCGATACCAAAAATAAAAAGTACAGTAGAGTATATGATGAACAAAATTAAGATTTGCAAGACCAAACCTAGAAAGTATCTTGAGAGTAGGTCTTTTATAGTATTTATAGATTTCTTTAGGCGACTCTCCTTGTTGTCTGGAATGAACACCAAAAGGCCTTCTTCGAAAAGTTTGCTGTCTTTTAAGAAGAAAAAAGCGATGAAAAGTACTGAAAACAAACCTATGCTCAAGCTACCCAAAACGCCAACAAAAGAATTGAGGAAGTTAGGAATAAAACCAAAATCCAAATTTGCAAAGATTTCGGAGCCTTTTATCCCTTGCTCAATCTCCATAGAACTTAGACTAAAGTACTCGGTAACCTGGCGATAAAGATTTTCGACATTCGCCTGTAGGGCATCAATATTTAGAAGTGATAGGTTTTGGCCCTGCGAAACTAAAAGCGGAATGAAAAGCGCAATTATTCCTGCGATAATACCAATAAGCAGAATCATTGTTGCGATTACAGCTATGGTATTGTTGAATTTAAGTCTTCTTCGTAAAAATAGGACTATGGGCCTGCCTAAGAGCGAAGCTACTGCTGCAATCGCCAAATAAGCCAATACTGACTGAATTTTATATAAAAACAGCAGTAATAGGGCAATGCCAACGAGAATGGCGATAGCTCTTAAAATACCTTCTGAAATTGTTTTAGAGTTCATTGGTCAATTTTTAAAGGCATAAGATATAATATTTGCCCCCATTTGTAAAGCTTTTGTTCGAATGGCTTCTGGGTCATTATGAACAGAAGGGTCTTCCCAACCGTCTCCTAAATCTGATTCGAAGGTAAAGAGGAGTAATAGTCGACCTTCGTGAATTATGCCCAATGCTTGGGGCCGTTTACCTTCATGTTCATGAATTTTAGGCAAACCCTCTGGAAACTTATAGTTCTGGGAAAAGATAGGGTGATCCGCGCCAATTTCCTCTAATTCAATATTTGGGAAAACTTTTGAAAGCTCCTTTCTTAAATAAGGCTCCATGCCATAATTATCATCAATATGAAGAAAACCTCCTGATAATAAATAAACCCTGAGATTGTCTGCCTCATCCTCGGAAAATACAACGTTACCATGTCCGGTCATATGGAGAAAAGGGTACTGAAAGATGCTGATGTCACCTACTTCCACGGTTTGAGGTTGCTCATTTATCTTTGTCCCAATATTTGCATTGCAAAAGCGAATAAGGTTAGTGAGGGCCGTTGGGTTCGCATACCAATCTCCGCCTCCTTTATATTTTAAAATAGCTATTTCCTGACTATTTACAGAATTTGAAAACGCGATAAACAATAAGACAAGGAGTTTTGAATATCTCATAAGAGTGATCAATA contains:
- a CDS encoding AI-2E family transporter, which codes for MNSKTISEGILRAIAILVGIALLLLFLYKIQSVLAYLAIAAVASLLGRPIVLFLRRRLKFNNTIAVIATMILLIGIIAGIIALFIPLLVSQGQNLSLLNIDALQANVENLYRQVTEYFSLSSMEIEQGIKGSEIFANLDFGFIPNFLNSFVGVLGSLSIGLFSVLFIAFFFLKDSKLFEEGLLVFIPDNKESRLKKSINTIKDLLSRYFLGLVLQILILFIIYSTVLFIFGIENAIVIAFLCALLNLIPYVGPIIGGVLMMTLTMTSNLGYDFSTVILPKTIYVMIGFVIGQLVDNFFSQPFIFSNSVKSHPLEIFLVIIIGGLLFGITGMIIAVPGYTAIKVILKEFLADNKIVKSLTKNL
- a CDS encoding DUF4159 domain-containing protein — its product is MRYSKLLVLLFIAFSNSVNSQEIAILKYKGGGDWYANPTALTNLIRFCNANIGTKINEQPQTVEVGDISIFQYPFLHMTGHGNVVFSEDEADNLRVYLLSGGFLHIDDNYGMEPYLRKELSKVFPNIELEEIGADHPIFSQNYKFPEGLPKIHEHEGKRPQALGIIHEGRLLLLFTFESDLGDGWEDPSVHNDPEAIRTKALQMGANIISYAFKN